A genomic segment from Tachypleus tridentatus isolate NWPU-2018 unplaced genomic scaffold, ASM421037v1 Hic_cluster_2, whole genome shotgun sequence encodes:
- the LOC143242320 gene encoding chymotrypsinogen B-like, producing MSLPTLKPKPLEQTTDEDEGEPTGADNVRPVGCGTSGSWWTSVFMRKVYLKQALVWSTTTVMHRYITTWFIGTVFLFRQSYSSQGELSSNLQLQETPQEEIQNGFRNFSSSDNILLNQACACGTLPELSFRIINGEETSVNKYPWMVLLRYERKKHRRGSCGGTLISPSYVLTAAHCSTRNNRRKPLKPGQAETITGEHDKWVIETQSKVVDIEYVMIHPQYRPKPVLNDIALWKLKHPVELSEYVDLICLPPPDVNFSGMQGTIVGWGWTNSNGGEYSHVLKEAKVPIWSPSECQNKWKNDVHPTNVCAGGEDKDVCWGDSGGPLAVEVDNRWIVLGVVSFGRSECAEESWPSVFTRVSSYLDWIQEHVSDICSPFHKVGLTNSKDMTVAANSTMK from the exons ATGTCACTTCCAACTCTCAAGCCAAAG CCACTGGAACAGACGACAGACGAGGATGAAGGTGAGCCAACAGGAGCAGACAACGTCAGACCTGTTGGTTGTGGTACCAGTGGTTCGTGGTGGACTTCAGTCTTTATGAGGAAAGTTTATCTAAAACAAGCTCTTGTGTGGAGCACAACGACTGTGATGCATCGATACATAACGACGTGGTTCATTGGGACCGTCTTTTTGTTCCGACAAAGTTACAGCAGCCAGGGAGAATTGAGTTCTAACCTACAGTTGCAG GAAACACCACAAGAAGAAATACAAAATG GTTTCCGAAACTTTTCGTCTTCAGACAACATTTTACTGAACCAAGCGTGCG CCTGCGGCACGTTACCTGAGCTGTCTTTCAGGATTATAAACGGTGAAGAAACGTCGGTGAACAAATACCCCTGGATG GTTCTTTTACGTtacgaaagaaaaaaacacagaaGAGGAAGTTGCGGTGGAACACTTATCAGTCCTTCCTATGTACTGACTGCTGCCCACTGTTCAACAAG aaataacagaagaaaaccCCTTAAGCCAGGTCAAGCTGAAACGATTACTGGCGAGCACGACAAATGGGTCATAGAGACTCAGTCTAAAGTTGTGGACATTGAATACGTAATGATTCATCCTCAGTATCGACCCAAGCCTGTTTTAAATGATATTGCACTGTGGAAGCTGAAACATCCGGTGGAATTATCCGAGTATGTTGATCTAATATGTCTGCCTCCACCAGATGTTAACTTTAGTGGCATGCAGGGGACAATAGTAGGATGGGGTTGGACTAATTCCAATG GTGGTGAGTACAGCCATGTTCTGAAAGAAGCCAAAGTACCTATATGGTCACCATCAGAGTGCCAAAACAAATGGAAAAATGATGTTCACCCAACGAACGTATGTGCCGGCGGCGAAGATAAAGACGTTTGTTGG gGTGACTCAGGTGGACCTCTAGCGGTAGAAGTGGATAATCGATGGATCGTCCTTGGAGTCGTTTCTTTTGGAAGAAGTGAGTGTGCCGAAGAATCTTGGCCTTCAGTGTTTACGCGGGTTTCGTCATATCTCGACTGGATCCAGGAACATGTCAGCGACATCTGTAGTCCATTTCATAAAGTAGGTTTAACCAACAGCAAAGACATGACTGTGGCTGCGAATAGCACAATGAAGTAG